From a region of the Impatiens glandulifera chromosome 4, dImpGla2.1, whole genome shotgun sequence genome:
- the LOC124936428 gene encoding serotonin N-acetyltransferase 2, chloroplastic-like, protein MSKFLFHGNISIISPNSSFSRNSHHHSRSNVIVSSQPLSNNFSISDENLSSRGFDFRRSTEGLNLDQLNSVFVSVGFPKRDPEKVRIALQNTDALIWVQSVKNQRPVAFARATGDGVFNAIIWDVVVDPSYQGIGLGKAVMERLLADLVGKGITNIALYSEPRVLGFYRPLGFIADPDGIRGMVFSRKPKKK, encoded by the exons ATGTCTAAATTCCTTTTCCATGGAAACATCTCCATCATCTCTCCCAATTCTTCTTTCTCTCGCAACTCCCACCACCACTCTCGCAGCAATGTAATCGTTTCATCACAACCACTCTCAAATAATTTCTCCATCTCCGACGAAAACCTATCATCAAGAGGCTTCGATTTCCGTCGCTCCACTGAAGGACTTAACCTAGACCAACTAAATTCCGTCTTCGTATCTGTTGGATTTCCCAAACGTGACCCGGAAAAAGTTCGAATTGCGCTCCAAAACACCGACGCATTGATCTGGGTTCAAAGCGTCAAGAACCAGCGACCTGTAGCGTTTGCTAGGGCGACCGGCGACGGCGTGTTTAATGCAATTATATGGGACGTTGTTGTTGATCCGTCGTATCAG GGGATTGGATTGGGCAAGGCGGTGATGGAGCGGTTATTGGCGGATCTTGTTGGGAAAGGGATAACGAATATTGCTTTGTATTCGGAGCCCCGAGTTCTTGGGTTTTATCGACCTCTCGGGTTTATAGCGGATCCGGATGGGATCCGAGGGATGGTGTTTTCTAGGAAACCCAAAAAAAAGTAA